The following nucleotide sequence is from Aminobacterium mobile DSM 12262.
GTGAGTCGAATTTATATTCAAGCTCTTGAGAGCAATAGAAGACTCCCATCGATGAAACTTCTAGGACGACTTGCTCAAGCTCTCGCCGTAGAGGTGACGGATCTTGTTAAAGCAAGCCCCACCGATGATTCTGGGAGAATACATCTCGAAGAAGTACTAGAAAACCACGAGAATCTGGAGATTTGGTACAAAAGCAAACAACTCGATCAGAAGGAACTTCTTTTTATACGAGGACTAATAGATACTGCTATTTCATTTTGGGCAAAAA
It contains:
- a CDS encoding helix-turn-helix domain-containing protein — translated: MSLGTRIKTLRKAAHLTQQALADKTDVSRIYIQALESNRRLPSMKLLGRLAQALAVEVTDLVKASPTDDSGRIHLEEVLENHENLEIWYKSKQLDQKELLFIRGLIDTAISFWAKKEVTEEA